Proteins from a genomic interval of Balaenoptera musculus isolate JJ_BM4_2016_0621 chromosome 16, mBalMus1.pri.v3, whole genome shotgun sequence:
- the OGDHL gene encoding 2-oxoglutarate dehydrogenase-like, mitochondrial isoform X2, whose product MSQLRLLPSRLGAQASRLLATHGVQRFSWYSRSSGPPATFPSSKVGGGSSYMEEMYFAWLENPQSVHKSWDSFFRKASEEASYGPAQPRPLSVVPESRPAVLSRTKTSKLVEDHLAVQSLIRAYQIRGHHVAQLDPLGILDADLDSFVPSDLITTIDKLAFYDLREADLDKEFQLPTTTFIGGSENTLSLREIIRRLENTYCQHIGLEFMFINDVEQCQWIRQKFETPGVMQFSSEEKRTLLARLVRSMRFEDFLARKWSSEKRFGLEGCEVMIPALKTIIDKSSEMGIENVILGMPHRGRLNVLANVIRKDLEQIFCQFDPKLEAADEGSGDVKYHLGMYHERINRVTNRNITLSLVANPSHLEAVDPVVQGKTKAEQFYRGDAQGKKVMSILVHGDAAFAGQGVVYETFHLSDLPSYTTNGTVHVVVNNQIGFTTDPRMARSSPYPTDVARVVNAPIFHVNADDPEAVIYVCSVAAEWRNTFNKDVVVDLVCYRRRGHNEMDEPMFTQPLMYKQIHRQVPVLKKYADKLIAEGAVTLQEFEEEIAKYDRICEEAFGRSKDKKILHIKHWLDSPWPGFFTVDGEPKSMTCPATGIPEDMLTHIGEVASSVPLEDFKIHTGLSRILRGRADMTRKRTVDWALAEYMAFGSLLKEGIHVRLSGQDVERGTFSHRHHVLHDQEVDRRTCVPMNHLWPDQAPYTVCNSSLSEYGVLGFELGYAMASPNALVLWEAQFGDFHNTAQCIIDQFISTGQAKWVRHNGVVLLLPHGMEGMGPEHSSARPERFLQMSNDDSDAYPAFTQDFEVRQLYDCNWIVVNCSTPASYFHVLRRQILLPFRKPLIIFTPKSLLRHPEAKSSFDQMVSGTSFQRVIPEDGAAAQAPGQVRRLIFCTGKVYYDLVKERSSQGLDQHVAITRLEQISPFPFDLIKREAEKYPGAELVWCQEEHKNMGYYDYISPRFMTILGRARPIWYVGRDPAAAPATGNRNTHLVSLKKFLDTAFNLQAFEGKTF is encoded by the exons GAGATGTACTTCGCCTGGTTGGAAAACCCCCAGAGTGTCCACAAG TCCTGGGACAGCTTCTTCCGGAAAGCCAGTGAGGAAGCCTCTTATGGCCCGGCTCAGCCCCGGCCCCTTTCTGTTGTCCCTGAGAGCAGGCCGGCAGTGTTGAGCCGGACCAAGACCAGTAAGCTGGTGGAGGACCACCTGGCTGTGCAGTCCCTGATCCGGGCCTACCAG ATCCGTGGCCACCATGTGGCCCAACTGGACCCCCTGGGCATTCTGGATGCAGACCTGGACTCCTTTGTGCCCTCAGACTTAATCACCACCATTGATAAATTGG CCTTCTACGACCTGCGGGAGGCTGACCTGGATAAGGAGTTCCAGCTGCCCACAACTACCTTTATTGGAGGCTCTGAAAACACCCTTTCTCTGCGGGAGATCATTCGGCGCCTGGAG AACACATACTGCCAGCACATCGGTCTGGAGTTCATGTTCATCAATGACGTGGAGCAGTGTCAGTGGATCCGGCAGAAGTTCGAGACGCCTGGCGTGATGCAGTTCTCCAGCGAGGAGAAGCGGACCCTGCTGGCCCGGCTGGTGCGCTCTATGAG GTTTGAAGACTTCCTGGCCCGGAAGTGGTCCTCGGAGAAGCGGTTTGGCCTGGAGGGCTGTGAGGTCatgattcctgccctcaagaCCATCATCGACAAATCCAGCGAGATGGGGATCGAGAATGTCATCCTGGGGATGCCACACAG GGGCAGGCTGAATGTGCTGGCCAACGTCATCCGCAAGGACCTGGAGCAGATCTTCTGCCAGTTTGACCCCAAGCTGGAGGCGGCGGATGAG GGCTCTGGAGATGTCAAATATCACCTCGGCATGTACCACGAGAGGATCAACCGAGTCACAAACAGGAACATCACTTTGTCGCTCGTGGCCAACCCCTCCCACCTGGAAGCTGTGGACCCCGTGGTGCAGGGGAAGACGAAGGCAGAGCAGTTCTACCGCGGGGATGCTCAGGGCAAGAAG GTCATGTCCATCCTGGTCCATGGGGACGCCGCCTTCGCTGGCCAGGGTGTGGTCTATGAGACCTTCCACCTGAGTGACCTGCCCTCTTACACCACCAACGGTACCGTGCACGTCGTCGTCAACAACCAG ATTGGCTTCACCACGGACCCCAGGATGGCCCGCTCCTCACCATACCCCACCGACGTGGCCCGTGTGGTCAACGCGCCCATCTTCCATGTGAATGCAGACGACCCAGAGGCCGTGATATATGTGTGCAGTGTGGCGGCCGAGTGGAGGAACACCTTCAATAAAGACGTCGTGGTGGACCTG GTCTGTTACCGCCGGCGTGGCCATAACGAGATGGACGAGCCCATGTTCACGCAGCCGCTCATGTACAAGCAGATCCACAGGCAGGTGCCTGTGCTGAAGAAGTATGCAGACAAGCTCATCGCCGAGGGCGCAGTGACCCTGCAGGAATTCGAG GAAGAAATCGCCAAATATGACCGGATCTGTGAGGAGGCGTTTGGCAGGTCCAAGGATAAAAAGATCCTGCATATAAAGCACTGGCTGGACTCCCCGTGGCCTG GCTTCTTCACTGTGGACGGGGAGCCCAAGAGCATGACATGCCCAGCCACGGGTATTCCAGAGGACATGCTGACCCACATTGGTGAAGTGGCCAGCTCTGTGCCCCTGGAGGACTTTAAGATCCACACGG GCCTCTCTCGCATCCTGCGGGGCCGTGCGGACATGACCAGGAAGAGGACAGTGGACTGGGCGCTGGCAGAGTACATGGCCTTTGGCTCCCTGCTCAAGGAAGGCATCCATGTGCGGCTCAGTGGGCAGGACGTGGAGAGGGGCACATTCAG TCACCGGCACCACGTTCTCCATGACCAGGAAGTTGACCGGAGGACGTGCGTCCCCATGAACCACCTCTGGCCTGACCAGGCCCCCTACACTGTGTGCAACAGCTCCCTCTCGGAGTACGGAGTTCTGG GCTTCGAGCTGGGCTACGCCATGGCCAGCCCCAACGCCCTGGTCCTCTGGGAGGCGCAGTTTGGTGACTTCCACAACACGGCCCAGTGCATCATCGACCAGTTCATCAGCACGGGCCAGGCCAAGTGGGTTCGGCACAATGGCGTCGTGCTGCTGCTGCCCCACGGCATGGAGGGCATG GGCCCGGAGCACTCCTCAGCCAGGCCCGAGAGGTTCCTGCAGATGAGCAATGACGACTCGGACGCCTACCCC GCGTTCACCCAGGACTTCGAGGTGAGGCAGCTCTACGACTGCAACTGGATAGTGGTCAACTGCTCCACGCCGGCCAGCTACTTCCACGTGCTGCGCCGCCAGATCCTGCTGCCCTTCCGCAAGCCG CTGATCATCTTCACACCCAAATCTCTGCTGAGGCACCCAGAGGCCAAGTCCAGCTTTGACCAAATGGTATCTG GGACCAGCTTCCAGAGGGTGATTCCTGAGGACGGGGCTGCGGCGCAGGCTCCCGGGCAGGTGCGGCGGCTCATCTTCTGCACGGGAAAGGTGTACTATGACCTGGTGAAGGAGCGGAGCAGCCAGGGCCTGGACCAGCACGTGGCCATCACACGCCTGGAGCAG ATCTCTCCATTCCCCTTTGACCTGATCAAGCGAGAGGCAGAGAAGTACCCAGGCGCAGAGCTGGTGTGGTGCCAGGAGGAGCACAAGAACATGGGCTACTACGACTACATCAGCCCGCGCTTCATGACCATCCTGGGCCGAGCGCGGCCCATATG GTATGTTGGCCGAGACCCAGCAGCTGCACCAGCCACAGGAAACAGGAACACTCACCTGGTGTCTCTGAAGAAGTTTCTGGATACTGCCTTCAATCTCCAGGCCTTTGAGGGCAAGACATTTTAG
- the OGDHL gene encoding 2-oxoglutarate dehydrogenase-like, mitochondrial isoform X1, which translates to MSQLRLLPSRLGAQASRLLATHGVQRFSWYSRSSGPPATFPSSKVGGGSSYMEEMYFAWLENPQSVHKSWDSFFRKASEEASYGPAQPRPLSVVPESRPAVLSRTKTSKLVEDHLAVQSLIRAYQIRGHHVAQLDPLGILDADLDSFVPSDLITTIDKLAFYDLREADLDKEFQLPTTTFIGGSENTLSLREIIRRLECSPFPQNTYCQHIGLEFMFINDVEQCQWIRQKFETPGVMQFSSEEKRTLLARLVRSMRFEDFLARKWSSEKRFGLEGCEVMIPALKTIIDKSSEMGIENVILGMPHRGRLNVLANVIRKDLEQIFCQFDPKLEAADEGSGDVKYHLGMYHERINRVTNRNITLSLVANPSHLEAVDPVVQGKTKAEQFYRGDAQGKKVMSILVHGDAAFAGQGVVYETFHLSDLPSYTTNGTVHVVVNNQIGFTTDPRMARSSPYPTDVARVVNAPIFHVNADDPEAVIYVCSVAAEWRNTFNKDVVVDLVCYRRRGHNEMDEPMFTQPLMYKQIHRQVPVLKKYADKLIAEGAVTLQEFEEEIAKYDRICEEAFGRSKDKKILHIKHWLDSPWPGFFTVDGEPKSMTCPATGIPEDMLTHIGEVASSVPLEDFKIHTGLSRILRGRADMTRKRTVDWALAEYMAFGSLLKEGIHVRLSGQDVERGTFSHRHHVLHDQEVDRRTCVPMNHLWPDQAPYTVCNSSLSEYGVLGFELGYAMASPNALVLWEAQFGDFHNTAQCIIDQFISTGQAKWVRHNGVVLLLPHGMEGMGPEHSSARPERFLQMSNDDSDAYPAFTQDFEVRQLYDCNWIVVNCSTPASYFHVLRRQILLPFRKPLIIFTPKSLLRHPEAKSSFDQMVSGTSFQRVIPEDGAAAQAPGQVRRLIFCTGKVYYDLVKERSSQGLDQHVAITRLEQISPFPFDLIKREAEKYPGAELVWCQEEHKNMGYYDYISPRFMTILGRARPIWYVGRDPAAAPATGNRNTHLVSLKKFLDTAFNLQAFEGKTF; encoded by the exons GAGATGTACTTCGCCTGGTTGGAAAACCCCCAGAGTGTCCACAAG TCCTGGGACAGCTTCTTCCGGAAAGCCAGTGAGGAAGCCTCTTATGGCCCGGCTCAGCCCCGGCCCCTTTCTGTTGTCCCTGAGAGCAGGCCGGCAGTGTTGAGCCGGACCAAGACCAGTAAGCTGGTGGAGGACCACCTGGCTGTGCAGTCCCTGATCCGGGCCTACCAG ATCCGTGGCCACCATGTGGCCCAACTGGACCCCCTGGGCATTCTGGATGCAGACCTGGACTCCTTTGTGCCCTCAGACTTAATCACCACCATTGATAAATTGG CCTTCTACGACCTGCGGGAGGCTGACCTGGATAAGGAGTTCCAGCTGCCCACAACTACCTTTATTGGAGGCTCTGAAAACACCCTTTCTCTGCGGGAGATCATTCGGCGCCTGGAG TGCTCCCCTTTCCCCCAGAACACATACTGCCAGCACATCGGTCTGGAGTTCATGTTCATCAATGACGTGGAGCAGTGTCAGTGGATCCGGCAGAAGTTCGAGACGCCTGGCGTGATGCAGTTCTCCAGCGAGGAGAAGCGGACCCTGCTGGCCCGGCTGGTGCGCTCTATGAG GTTTGAAGACTTCCTGGCCCGGAAGTGGTCCTCGGAGAAGCGGTTTGGCCTGGAGGGCTGTGAGGTCatgattcctgccctcaagaCCATCATCGACAAATCCAGCGAGATGGGGATCGAGAATGTCATCCTGGGGATGCCACACAG GGGCAGGCTGAATGTGCTGGCCAACGTCATCCGCAAGGACCTGGAGCAGATCTTCTGCCAGTTTGACCCCAAGCTGGAGGCGGCGGATGAG GGCTCTGGAGATGTCAAATATCACCTCGGCATGTACCACGAGAGGATCAACCGAGTCACAAACAGGAACATCACTTTGTCGCTCGTGGCCAACCCCTCCCACCTGGAAGCTGTGGACCCCGTGGTGCAGGGGAAGACGAAGGCAGAGCAGTTCTACCGCGGGGATGCTCAGGGCAAGAAG GTCATGTCCATCCTGGTCCATGGGGACGCCGCCTTCGCTGGCCAGGGTGTGGTCTATGAGACCTTCCACCTGAGTGACCTGCCCTCTTACACCACCAACGGTACCGTGCACGTCGTCGTCAACAACCAG ATTGGCTTCACCACGGACCCCAGGATGGCCCGCTCCTCACCATACCCCACCGACGTGGCCCGTGTGGTCAACGCGCCCATCTTCCATGTGAATGCAGACGACCCAGAGGCCGTGATATATGTGTGCAGTGTGGCGGCCGAGTGGAGGAACACCTTCAATAAAGACGTCGTGGTGGACCTG GTCTGTTACCGCCGGCGTGGCCATAACGAGATGGACGAGCCCATGTTCACGCAGCCGCTCATGTACAAGCAGATCCACAGGCAGGTGCCTGTGCTGAAGAAGTATGCAGACAAGCTCATCGCCGAGGGCGCAGTGACCCTGCAGGAATTCGAG GAAGAAATCGCCAAATATGACCGGATCTGTGAGGAGGCGTTTGGCAGGTCCAAGGATAAAAAGATCCTGCATATAAAGCACTGGCTGGACTCCCCGTGGCCTG GCTTCTTCACTGTGGACGGGGAGCCCAAGAGCATGACATGCCCAGCCACGGGTATTCCAGAGGACATGCTGACCCACATTGGTGAAGTGGCCAGCTCTGTGCCCCTGGAGGACTTTAAGATCCACACGG GCCTCTCTCGCATCCTGCGGGGCCGTGCGGACATGACCAGGAAGAGGACAGTGGACTGGGCGCTGGCAGAGTACATGGCCTTTGGCTCCCTGCTCAAGGAAGGCATCCATGTGCGGCTCAGTGGGCAGGACGTGGAGAGGGGCACATTCAG TCACCGGCACCACGTTCTCCATGACCAGGAAGTTGACCGGAGGACGTGCGTCCCCATGAACCACCTCTGGCCTGACCAGGCCCCCTACACTGTGTGCAACAGCTCCCTCTCGGAGTACGGAGTTCTGG GCTTCGAGCTGGGCTACGCCATGGCCAGCCCCAACGCCCTGGTCCTCTGGGAGGCGCAGTTTGGTGACTTCCACAACACGGCCCAGTGCATCATCGACCAGTTCATCAGCACGGGCCAGGCCAAGTGGGTTCGGCACAATGGCGTCGTGCTGCTGCTGCCCCACGGCATGGAGGGCATG GGCCCGGAGCACTCCTCAGCCAGGCCCGAGAGGTTCCTGCAGATGAGCAATGACGACTCGGACGCCTACCCC GCGTTCACCCAGGACTTCGAGGTGAGGCAGCTCTACGACTGCAACTGGATAGTGGTCAACTGCTCCACGCCGGCCAGCTACTTCCACGTGCTGCGCCGCCAGATCCTGCTGCCCTTCCGCAAGCCG CTGATCATCTTCACACCCAAATCTCTGCTGAGGCACCCAGAGGCCAAGTCCAGCTTTGACCAAATGGTATCTG GGACCAGCTTCCAGAGGGTGATTCCTGAGGACGGGGCTGCGGCGCAGGCTCCCGGGCAGGTGCGGCGGCTCATCTTCTGCACGGGAAAGGTGTACTATGACCTGGTGAAGGAGCGGAGCAGCCAGGGCCTGGACCAGCACGTGGCCATCACACGCCTGGAGCAG ATCTCTCCATTCCCCTTTGACCTGATCAAGCGAGAGGCAGAGAAGTACCCAGGCGCAGAGCTGGTGTGGTGCCAGGAGGAGCACAAGAACATGGGCTACTACGACTACATCAGCCCGCGCTTCATGACCATCCTGGGCCGAGCGCGGCCCATATG GTATGTTGGCCGAGACCCAGCAGCTGCACCAGCCACAGGAAACAGGAACACTCACCTGGTGTCTCTGAAGAAGTTTCTGGATACTGCCTTCAATCTCCAGGCCTTTGAGGGCAAGACATTTTAG
- the OGDHL gene encoding 2-oxoglutarate dehydrogenase-like, mitochondrial isoform X3 — MSQLRLLPSRLGAQASRLLATHGVQRFSWYSRSSGPPATFPSSKVGGGSSYMEEMYFAWLENPQSVHKSWDSFFRKASEEASYGPAQPRPLSVVPESRPAVLSRTKTSKLVEDHLAVQSLIRAYQIRGHHVAQLDPLGILDADLDSFVPSDLITTIDKLAFYDLREADLDKEFQLPTTTFIGGSENTLSLREIIRRLECSPFPQNTYCQHIGLEFMFINDVEQCQWIRQKFETPGVMQFSSEEKRTLLARLVRSMRFEDFLARKWSSEKRFGLEGCEVMIPALKTIIDKSSEMGIENVILGMPHRGRLNVLANVIRKDLEQIFCQFDPKLEAADEGSGDVKYHLGMYHERINRVTNRNITLSLVANPSHLEAVDPVVQGKTKAEQFYRGDAQGKKIGFTTDPRMARSSPYPTDVARVVNAPIFHVNADDPEAVIYVCSVAAEWRNTFNKDVVVDLVCYRRRGHNEMDEPMFTQPLMYKQIHRQVPVLKKYADKLIAEGAVTLQEFEEEIAKYDRICEEAFGRSKDKKILHIKHWLDSPWPGFFTVDGEPKSMTCPATGIPEDMLTHIGEVASSVPLEDFKIHTGLSRILRGRADMTRKRTVDWALAEYMAFGSLLKEGIHVRLSGQDVERGTFSHRHHVLHDQEVDRRTCVPMNHLWPDQAPYTVCNSSLSEYGVLGFELGYAMASPNALVLWEAQFGDFHNTAQCIIDQFISTGQAKWVRHNGVVLLLPHGMEGMGPEHSSARPERFLQMSNDDSDAYPAFTQDFEVRQLYDCNWIVVNCSTPASYFHVLRRQILLPFRKPLIIFTPKSLLRHPEAKSSFDQMVSGTSFQRVIPEDGAAAQAPGQVRRLIFCTGKVYYDLVKERSSQGLDQHVAITRLEQISPFPFDLIKREAEKYPGAELVWCQEEHKNMGYYDYISPRFMTILGRARPIWYVGRDPAAAPATGNRNTHLVSLKKFLDTAFNLQAFEGKTF, encoded by the exons GAGATGTACTTCGCCTGGTTGGAAAACCCCCAGAGTGTCCACAAG TCCTGGGACAGCTTCTTCCGGAAAGCCAGTGAGGAAGCCTCTTATGGCCCGGCTCAGCCCCGGCCCCTTTCTGTTGTCCCTGAGAGCAGGCCGGCAGTGTTGAGCCGGACCAAGACCAGTAAGCTGGTGGAGGACCACCTGGCTGTGCAGTCCCTGATCCGGGCCTACCAG ATCCGTGGCCACCATGTGGCCCAACTGGACCCCCTGGGCATTCTGGATGCAGACCTGGACTCCTTTGTGCCCTCAGACTTAATCACCACCATTGATAAATTGG CCTTCTACGACCTGCGGGAGGCTGACCTGGATAAGGAGTTCCAGCTGCCCACAACTACCTTTATTGGAGGCTCTGAAAACACCCTTTCTCTGCGGGAGATCATTCGGCGCCTGGAG TGCTCCCCTTTCCCCCAGAACACATACTGCCAGCACATCGGTCTGGAGTTCATGTTCATCAATGACGTGGAGCAGTGTCAGTGGATCCGGCAGAAGTTCGAGACGCCTGGCGTGATGCAGTTCTCCAGCGAGGAGAAGCGGACCCTGCTGGCCCGGCTGGTGCGCTCTATGAG GTTTGAAGACTTCCTGGCCCGGAAGTGGTCCTCGGAGAAGCGGTTTGGCCTGGAGGGCTGTGAGGTCatgattcctgccctcaagaCCATCATCGACAAATCCAGCGAGATGGGGATCGAGAATGTCATCCTGGGGATGCCACACAG GGGCAGGCTGAATGTGCTGGCCAACGTCATCCGCAAGGACCTGGAGCAGATCTTCTGCCAGTTTGACCCCAAGCTGGAGGCGGCGGATGAG GGCTCTGGAGATGTCAAATATCACCTCGGCATGTACCACGAGAGGATCAACCGAGTCACAAACAGGAACATCACTTTGTCGCTCGTGGCCAACCCCTCCCACCTGGAAGCTGTGGACCCCGTGGTGCAGGGGAAGACGAAGGCAGAGCAGTTCTACCGCGGGGATGCTCAGGGCAAGAAG ATTGGCTTCACCACGGACCCCAGGATGGCCCGCTCCTCACCATACCCCACCGACGTGGCCCGTGTGGTCAACGCGCCCATCTTCCATGTGAATGCAGACGACCCAGAGGCCGTGATATATGTGTGCAGTGTGGCGGCCGAGTGGAGGAACACCTTCAATAAAGACGTCGTGGTGGACCTG GTCTGTTACCGCCGGCGTGGCCATAACGAGATGGACGAGCCCATGTTCACGCAGCCGCTCATGTACAAGCAGATCCACAGGCAGGTGCCTGTGCTGAAGAAGTATGCAGACAAGCTCATCGCCGAGGGCGCAGTGACCCTGCAGGAATTCGAG GAAGAAATCGCCAAATATGACCGGATCTGTGAGGAGGCGTTTGGCAGGTCCAAGGATAAAAAGATCCTGCATATAAAGCACTGGCTGGACTCCCCGTGGCCTG GCTTCTTCACTGTGGACGGGGAGCCCAAGAGCATGACATGCCCAGCCACGGGTATTCCAGAGGACATGCTGACCCACATTGGTGAAGTGGCCAGCTCTGTGCCCCTGGAGGACTTTAAGATCCACACGG GCCTCTCTCGCATCCTGCGGGGCCGTGCGGACATGACCAGGAAGAGGACAGTGGACTGGGCGCTGGCAGAGTACATGGCCTTTGGCTCCCTGCTCAAGGAAGGCATCCATGTGCGGCTCAGTGGGCAGGACGTGGAGAGGGGCACATTCAG TCACCGGCACCACGTTCTCCATGACCAGGAAGTTGACCGGAGGACGTGCGTCCCCATGAACCACCTCTGGCCTGACCAGGCCCCCTACACTGTGTGCAACAGCTCCCTCTCGGAGTACGGAGTTCTGG GCTTCGAGCTGGGCTACGCCATGGCCAGCCCCAACGCCCTGGTCCTCTGGGAGGCGCAGTTTGGTGACTTCCACAACACGGCCCAGTGCATCATCGACCAGTTCATCAGCACGGGCCAGGCCAAGTGGGTTCGGCACAATGGCGTCGTGCTGCTGCTGCCCCACGGCATGGAGGGCATG GGCCCGGAGCACTCCTCAGCCAGGCCCGAGAGGTTCCTGCAGATGAGCAATGACGACTCGGACGCCTACCCC GCGTTCACCCAGGACTTCGAGGTGAGGCAGCTCTACGACTGCAACTGGATAGTGGTCAACTGCTCCACGCCGGCCAGCTACTTCCACGTGCTGCGCCGCCAGATCCTGCTGCCCTTCCGCAAGCCG CTGATCATCTTCACACCCAAATCTCTGCTGAGGCACCCAGAGGCCAAGTCCAGCTTTGACCAAATGGTATCTG GGACCAGCTTCCAGAGGGTGATTCCTGAGGACGGGGCTGCGGCGCAGGCTCCCGGGCAGGTGCGGCGGCTCATCTTCTGCACGGGAAAGGTGTACTATGACCTGGTGAAGGAGCGGAGCAGCCAGGGCCTGGACCAGCACGTGGCCATCACACGCCTGGAGCAG ATCTCTCCATTCCCCTTTGACCTGATCAAGCGAGAGGCAGAGAAGTACCCAGGCGCAGAGCTGGTGTGGTGCCAGGAGGAGCACAAGAACATGGGCTACTACGACTACATCAGCCCGCGCTTCATGACCATCCTGGGCCGAGCGCGGCCCATATG GTATGTTGGCCGAGACCCAGCAGCTGCACCAGCCACAGGAAACAGGAACACTCACCTGGTGTCTCTGAAGAAGTTTCTGGATACTGCCTTCAATCTCCAGGCCTTTGAGGGCAAGACATTTTAG